A single genomic interval of Chryseobacterium paludis harbors:
- a CDS encoding diflavin oxidoreductase produces the protein MLSETKFNILKQISGDFSRDETIWASGYLAGLVADPSTSVQPPQQLIHTDQIAVKKITLAYGTETGNSKKLATGIAGIIKKKGVQVKLTDLSQYKPKDLNKEEFFFVIISTQGEGDPPVLAKKFYDHIHENEIDLTHLKFGVLALGDSSYPLFCKTGEDIDYRFETLGAQRIIPLKKCDIDYEEEAGNWIEHIFETVNKTTQNSIKNTSAPKTSTGRKKYHGKVSTIINLNDITSEKETYHIEIETEEALIYHPGAALGILPINSKSVVEEIIELTGIDPKKQIETSKVTANVEELLYKHLNISYLLKTVVAQYAKITGHSIPEVRLGLIDLLRIYPVKNAGEFEQVIPILTGQSPRLYSISSSLEAHGENEIHITVAKSEFLLDDQKQNGLCSGFLSGFTEGESLEFYIQEAGHFRLPETDKDIIMIGPGTGIAPFRSFLWERDAIGAEGRNWLFFGDRNFISDFLYQSEMIDFLKTGTLTHLDMAFSRDTAEKVYVQHKLKQKAQEVFYWLEGGASVYVCGTKEPMSGDVEDTLLNIIQDQGKRSKEEALIYLEEMELNGRYAKDVY, from the coding sequence ATGCTGTCTGAAACAAAATTTAATATATTAAAACAAATATCAGGTGATTTCTCCAGAGATGAAACCATCTGGGCAAGTGGCTACCTCGCTGGTCTTGTGGCTGATCCTTCAACTTCGGTTCAGCCACCTCAACAACTGATTCATACAGATCAGATCGCAGTAAAGAAAATTACACTGGCTTATGGTACAGAAACCGGAAACAGCAAGAAACTGGCTACAGGGATTGCAGGAATAATTAAGAAAAAAGGGGTTCAGGTTAAGTTAACTGACCTTTCCCAATATAAACCTAAAGACCTGAATAAAGAAGAATTTTTCTTTGTGATCATAAGTACACAGGGCGAGGGTGATCCCCCGGTTCTGGCTAAAAAATTCTACGATCATATTCATGAGAATGAAATCGATCTCACTCATCTCAAGTTTGGGGTTTTGGCATTGGGAGACAGCAGTTATCCTTTGTTTTGTAAAACAGGAGAAGATATAGATTACCGCTTTGAAACATTAGGTGCTCAGCGGATAATCCCATTGAAAAAATGTGATATTGATTATGAAGAAGAAGCTGGTAACTGGATAGAACATATCTTTGAAACGGTAAATAAAACCACTCAGAATAGTATAAAAAATACTTCGGCACCAAAAACTTCAACAGGCAGAAAAAAATACCATGGAAAGGTTTCAACAATCATCAATCTGAATGATATTACTTCTGAAAAAGAAACCTATCATATAGAAATTGAAACCGAAGAAGCACTGATTTATCATCCAGGGGCAGCTTTGGGTATTTTACCAATCAATTCGAAATCTGTAGTAGAAGAAATTATTGAACTGACAGGAATTGATCCTAAAAAACAGATTGAGACATCAAAAGTCACCGCCAATGTAGAGGAACTTCTGTACAAACATCTTAATATAAGTTATTTACTTAAAACCGTCGTTGCTCAATACGCAAAGATCACAGGCCACTCAATTCCGGAAGTCCGCTTGGGTCTTATCGACCTGCTTCGGATCTATCCGGTGAAAAATGCTGGCGAATTTGAGCAGGTCATTCCGATCTTAACGGGTCAGTCACCCCGTCTGTATTCTATTTCTTCTTCTTTGGAAGCTCATGGTGAAAATGAGATTCATATTACTGTTGCCAAGTCAGAATTCTTACTTGATGATCAGAAACAAAATGGCCTATGCAGTGGATTTCTCAGTGGATTTACGGAAGGAGAAAGTCTTGAATTTTATATTCAGGAAGCCGGACATTTCAGATTGCCTGAAACAGATAAAGATATCATTATGATTGGGCCGGGAACTGGCATTGCTCCTTTCAGATCATTCCTTTGGGAGCGCGATGCAATAGGAGCAGAAGGAAGGAACTGGCTATTTTTTGGAGACAGGAATTTCATCTCAGACTTTCTTTATCAGTCAGAAATGATTGATTTCCTGAAAACAGGAACACTAACCCACCTAGACATGGCATTCTCCAGAGATACAGCCGAAAAAGTATATGTTCAACATAAACTGAAACAAAAAGCTCAGGAAGTATTCTACTGGCTTGAAGGCGGAGCATCTGTTTATGTATGTGGTACTAAAGAACCGATGAGCGGGGATGTTGAAGACACCCTTTTGAATATTATTCAGGATCAGGGAAAACGCAGCAAAGAAGAGGCTCTAATTTATCTCGAAGAAATGGAGCTCAATGGCAGATATGCTAAAGATGTTTATTAA
- a CDS encoding RrF2 family transcriptional regulator, with the protein MMSKRCKYALKAMVRLARNYNQGFLSTSIIAQDEHIPRKFLEQILLELKRVKLVNSKQGKAGGYYLLKSPDDVSLADIYRIFDGPIALAPCVSLNFYEPCDDCVDEETCYLRKEFIIVREKTRKSMMEATLTSFMKKN; encoded by the coding sequence ATGATGTCCAAACGTTGCAAATATGCTTTAAAAGCAATGGTCAGATTAGCAAGAAATTACAATCAAGGCTTTTTGTCTACATCTATTATTGCACAAGATGAACATATTCCAAGAAAATTTTTAGAGCAAATTCTTTTAGAGTTAAAGAGAGTAAAACTTGTTAATAGCAAACAGGGTAAAGCAGGTGGATATTACTTACTTAAATCCCCTGACGATGTTTCTTTAGCTGACATTTATAGAATCTTTGATGGTCCTATAGCATTGGCTCCGTGTGTATCCTTAAACTTCTATGAACCATGTGATGATTGTGTGGATGAGGAAACCTGTTACCTTAGAAAAGAATTTATTATCGTTAGGGAAAAAACCAGGAAAAGCATGATGGAGGCCACTCTGACTTCGTTTATGAAAAAAAATTAG
- the cysK gene encoding cysteine synthase A, producing MKFQNALETIGNTPVVKINKLFDSEHEVWIKLEKVNPGGSIKDRIALAMIEDAEAKGLLNKDSTIIEPTSGNTGIGLALVAAIKGYKLILVMPDSMSIERRKIMEAYGAEFVLTPREKGMKGAIEKANELAEEIQNSWIPKQFDNPANVKVHTKTTAQEIIKDFPDGLDYVITGVGTGGHITGIAKVLKQKYPNIKVIAVEPELSPVLSGGSPAPHPLQGLGAGFVPSILDITVLDGVITVGKEEAFKYTLDAAKKEGLFVGISTGAALAAIAKHLPEIKTGSKILTLNYDTGERYLSIEGLF from the coding sequence ATGAAATTTCAGAACGCACTAGAAACGATTGGAAATACGCCAGTCGTAAAAATTAACAAACTCTTTGATTCGGAACACGAAGTCTGGATCAAATTGGAAAAGGTAAATCCAGGTGGAAGCATCAAAGACAGGATTGCCTTAGCCATGATTGAAGATGCAGAAGCTAAAGGATTATTAAACAAAGACAGTACGATTATCGAGCCTACCAGCGGAAATACAGGAATAGGACTTGCTTTGGTTGCTGCCATAAAAGGATACAAACTTATTCTCGTAATGCCCGACAGTATGAGTATAGAACGCCGTAAAATTATGGAAGCTTACGGTGCTGAATTTGTACTGACCCCAAGAGAAAAAGGAATGAAGGGTGCCATTGAAAAGGCTAATGAACTGGCAGAGGAAATTCAGAATTCATGGATCCCAAAACAATTTGACAACCCTGCTAATGTAAAAGTCCACACCAAAACCACAGCACAGGAAATCATAAAGGATTTTCCAGACGGTTTGGATTATGTAATCACAGGAGTAGGAACAGGTGGCCACATCACCGGAATTGCAAAGGTTTTAAAACAAAAATACCCCAATATCAAAGTGATCGCTGTAGAACCCGAATTATCTCCAGTGCTGAGTGGTGGAAGTCCTGCGCCACATCCATTACAAGGTTTAGGAGCTGGATTTGTTCCATCCATATTGGATATTACTGTTCTCGATGGTGTCATTACTGTGGGCAAGGAAGAAGCTTTTAAATATACGCTGGATGCAGCAAAAAAAGAGGGCCTCTTTGTTGGAATATCTACCGGAGCTGCTTTAGCTGCCATTGCTAAGCATCTGCCAGAAATAAAGACTGGATCTAAAATTCTAACCCTCAATTATGATACTGGTGAAAGGTATCTGTCCATTGAAGGGCTCTTCTAA
- the cobA gene encoding uroporphyrinogen-III C-methyltransferase: protein MNTHLKTPKVYLIGAGPGNPDLITVKAVKAIAKADVILCDRLVSPEILETYVNTSTEVIYVGKECSKNASTPQSRINTLMVDYARQNKTVVRLKGGDVSIFSNILDELQTLKENHIPYEIIPGITAALGAAAYAGMPLTARGYATSVRFLTYYKSEILTAEYWKELAATNDTLVFYMSKGNLTDLVEKFIHLDISKEKKIAIIEQATTPYQKVYTSSFDDFEVNFSDKTFASPSLVVIGKIVNLHEKFSWLKNTEEEGLYFKSVVNGSLVPKNQNFFEYAV from the coding sequence ATGAATACACATTTAAAAACACCTAAGGTTTACCTTATCGGTGCAGGACCCGGCAACCCCGATCTGATCACAGTAAAGGCAGTAAAAGCAATTGCTAAAGCAGATGTTATCTTATGCGATCGTTTGGTAAGCCCTGAGATCTTAGAGACGTATGTAAATACATCTACAGAAGTGATCTATGTAGGTAAAGAATGCAGTAAAAATGCATCAACACCTCAATCTCGCATTAATACTTTAATGGTAGACTATGCACGTCAGAATAAAACGGTTGTAAGGCTAAAAGGGGGAGATGTATCCATATTTTCTAATATTCTCGATGAATTACAAACTTTGAAGGAAAATCATATTCCATACGAAATTATTCCGGGGATTACTGCTGCTTTAGGTGCTGCCGCGTATGCAGGAATGCCTCTAACAGCGAGAGGATATGCTACATCTGTTCGATTTTTAACCTATTACAAGTCGGAAATTCTTACCGCTGAATATTGGAAAGAACTTGCTGCCACGAACGACACCCTTGTTTTTTATATGTCTAAGGGCAACCTTACTGATCTTGTTGAGAAGTTTATACACCTGGATATTTCAAAAGAGAAAAAAATTGCAATCATTGAACAGGCTACAACCCCTTATCAAAAGGTATACACTTCTTCTTTCGATGATTTTGAAGTAAACTTTTCGGACAAAACCTTTGCCTCGCCTTCACTCGTGGTTATTGGTAAAATAGTCAACCTGCATGAGAAATTTTCATGGCTGAAAAATACGGAAGAAGAAGGTCTTTATTTTAAATCAGTCGTGAATGGAAGCTTAGTACCAAAAAATCAAAACTTTTTCGAATATGCTGTCTGA
- the cysD gene encoding sulfate adenylyltransferase subunit CysD, whose amino-acid sequence MSIYHLNYLDQLESESIYILREVAGQFERPALLFSGGKDSIVLAHLASKAFRHGKIPFTFVHVDTGHNFPEVLSFRDQLVNELDVNLVVRKVEDTIRKKGLTEPKGKFPSRNWLQTYTLLDTIEEFEFDACIGGARRDEEKARAKERIFSVRDEFGQWDPKLQRPELWNIFNGKVQKGENVRVFPISNWTELDIWNYIRREKIALPSIYFSHDREVVDLNGQWIANSEHASLEIHDFVTTKKIRYRTVGDMTCTAAVESYASTIDGVIEEIVATRISERGETRIDDRVTEAAMEDRKKGGYF is encoded by the coding sequence ATGTCAATATATCATTTAAATTACCTGGATCAATTAGAATCCGAATCGATTTACATCTTACGGGAAGTAGCAGGACAATTTGAACGCCCTGCCTTATTATTCAGTGGTGGAAAAGACAGTATTGTTCTGGCTCATCTGGCTTCAAAAGCATTCCGCCATGGAAAAATCCCTTTCACATTTGTTCATGTGGATACCGGGCATAATTTTCCGGAAGTTTTAAGCTTCAGAGATCAGCTGGTTAACGAACTTGACGTCAATCTTGTCGTGCGTAAAGTTGAGGATACGATCAGGAAAAAAGGCTTAACAGAACCTAAAGGTAAATTTCCCAGCAGAAACTGGCTACAGACTTATACGCTACTCGATACGATAGAAGAATTTGAGTTCGATGCCTGTATAGGAGGTGCCCGCAGGGATGAGGAAAAAGCCCGTGCAAAAGAAAGAATTTTTTCTGTTCGCGATGAATTTGGACAATGGGATCCTAAGCTTCAACGTCCTGAGCTTTGGAATATTTTCAATGGAAAAGTGCAGAAGGGAGAGAATGTAAGGGTTTTTCCCATAAGCAACTGGACTGAACTTGACATCTGGAACTATATCCGCAGAGAAAAAATTGCACTGCCTTCCATTTACTTTTCGCATGATAGGGAAGTGGTCGACCTCAATGGTCAGTGGATTGCCAATTCTGAACATGCTTCGTTAGAAATTCATGATTTTGTCACTACAAAAAAGATACGCTACCGTACAGTGGGAGATATGACCTGTACTGCCGCCGTTGAATCTTATGCTTCAACAATAGATGGAGTCATCGAAGAAATTGTGGCAACAAGGATTTCCGAACGTGGAGAAACCAGAATTGATGACAGGGTAACGGAAGCTGCAATGGAAGACCGGAAAAAAGGAGGCTATTTTTAA
- a CDS encoding phosphoadenylyl-sulfate reductase: protein MENNLKKEFEELLEKASDNTINTDFLQVVVEKFPGKVIFSTSFSYEDQIVTHLIKNLDVDIFTLDTGRLFEQTYETWTASRAFFKKEIKAYYPDTEEIREFVSQNGPDSFYQSVEQRKACCTIRKVHPLKKALQGYKVWITGLRSEHSTNRQNMPQLEWDEDNQIIKFHPLLHWTSEQVLEYVQMYHLPYNYLHKKGFVSIGCEPCTRAIKEGEDFRAGRWWWEDANKKECGLHIHK from the coding sequence ATGGAAAATAATCTTAAAAAAGAATTCGAAGAACTGCTTGAAAAAGCATCTGACAATACGATTAACACAGACTTTCTACAAGTAGTTGTAGAAAAGTTTCCGGGTAAGGTCATTTTTTCCACCAGCTTTAGTTATGAAGATCAAATTGTAACTCACTTGATCAAAAATCTAGACGTGGATATTTTCACATTGGATACAGGAAGACTTTTTGAACAAACTTATGAAACCTGGACAGCCAGCAGAGCTTTTTTTAAAAAAGAAATCAAAGCCTATTATCCCGACACAGAGGAAATAAGAGAGTTTGTTTCTCAAAACGGACCCGATTCTTTCTATCAATCCGTGGAGCAGAGGAAAGCATGTTGCACAATCCGCAAAGTACATCCTCTGAAAAAAGCATTGCAGGGATACAAAGTTTGGATCACTGGTTTAAGATCAGAACATTCTACCAACAGACAGAATATGCCACAATTGGAGTGGGATGAGGACAACCAGATCATCAAATTTCATCCATTGCTTCACTGGACTTCAGAGCAGGTTTTAGAATATGTTCAAATGTATCATTTACCGTATAATTATTTACATAAAAAAGGATTTGTCAGTATTGGATGCGAGCCTTGTACAAGGGCAATAAAAGAAGGAGAAGATTTCAGAGCGGGCCGCTGGTGGTGGGAAGACGCGAATAAAAAAGAATGCGGACTACATATTCATAAATAA
- a CDS encoding sulfate adenylyltransferase subunit 1: MDILRFITAGSVDDGKSTLIGRLLYDSKSILQDQLEVLEKHSKNKNEDGVDLALLTDGLRAEREQGITIDVAYRYFSTAKRKFIIADAPGHVQYTRNMITGASNSDLMVILIDARKGVIEQTRRHSIIASLLKLKKVAVTINKMDMVDYSQEVFETIKADYSKIADSLGLKDVSYFPISALKGDNIVSLSSKTDWYEGNTLLDYLEQVTLHDELNSGSRFQVQYVIRPQTEELHDYRGYAGQILSGQFRKGDKIHILPAGSTSEIAKIEINGIESNEAFEGQPAVIHITEDLDISRGDLFATGEQLPIIEKDLEVLLCWLDVKSLQPGNKYLLQQNSRLVKTVVKTVDYKINVNTLIQEKAEGEIKLNEIVKVTLRTAQPLVYDSFIDNKRTGSAILVDETSNSTVAACIIQ; encoded by the coding sequence ATGGATATTTTAAGATTTATAACAGCAGGAAGCGTAGATGACGGTAAAAGTACCCTTATCGGAAGACTGCTGTACGATAGCAAAAGTATTTTACAGGATCAGCTGGAAGTACTTGAGAAACATTCTAAGAATAAAAACGAAGACGGGGTAGACCTAGCTCTTTTAACCGACGGTTTACGTGCTGAAAGAGAGCAGGGAATTACCATTGATGTTGCTTACAGATACTTTTCAACCGCCAAAAGGAAATTTATTATCGCTGACGCTCCCGGCCATGTACAATATACCCGTAATATGATTACAGGAGCTTCTAACTCTGATCTGATGGTCATTCTTATTGATGCCCGAAAAGGAGTGATCGAACAAACGAGAAGACACTCTATTATAGCCTCATTGCTTAAACTGAAAAAAGTAGCGGTAACCATTAATAAAATGGATATGGTTGATTATTCACAGGAAGTATTTGAAACGATAAAAGCTGATTATTCAAAAATTGCAGATAGTCTTGGTTTAAAAGATGTGAGCTATTTCCCCATCTCTGCGCTTAAAGGGGATAATATTGTTTCCCTGTCATCTAAGACAGACTGGTATGAAGGAAATACTCTTTTAGACTATCTAGAACAGGTAACCCTTCATGACGAATTAAATAGTGGAAGCCGCTTCCAGGTTCAATATGTGATCCGACCTCAAACAGAAGAATTACATGATTACAGAGGATATGCAGGACAGATATTAAGTGGTCAGTTCAGGAAAGGGGATAAAATTCATATTCTTCCAGCAGGTTCAACCAGTGAAATTGCTAAAATCGAGATCAATGGAATTGAAAGCAATGAAGCATTTGAAGGGCAGCCCGCGGTAATTCATATAACAGAAGATCTGGATATCAGTAGAGGCGATCTATTTGCGACAGGAGAACAGCTTCCCATTATCGAAAAAGATCTTGAAGTTCTTTTATGCTGGCTTGATGTAAAATCATTACAACCAGGCAATAAGTATTTGCTACAGCAAAACAGCAGGTTAGTAAAAACAGTAGTAAAGACAGTAGATTATAAGATCAATGTCAATACACTCATACAGGAAAAAGCTGAAGGTGAGATCAAACTGAATGAAATCGTTAAAGTTACCCTAAGAACAGCACAGCCTCTGGTTTACGATAGTTTTATAGATAATAAAAGAACAGGATCTGCAATTTTGGTGGATGAAACCTCCAATTCAACTGTTGCAGCATGTATAATTCAATAA
- the epsC gene encoding serine O-acetyltransferase EpsC, translating to MAVYNNLIDKIRNNKQSNSHISFDKSKAKNFVKHLYEVLFISEREDIADQLEENFAKLYGSLFCLINSITDDEEITEVQTDRFFEALPEIYDQLIQDAQSILEFDPAADSLEEILLAYPGYFATYVYRISHQFWNQELKILPRVISEYAHSKTGIDIHPGAVIGAYFFIDHGTGIVIGETAVIGNHVKLYQGVTLGALNVSKEKANKKRHPNIEDHVIIYSGATILGGNTTIGKESIIGGNVWITQDVPSNSLVYNKSEIRIKDNNMLPESLNFVI from the coding sequence ATGGCAGTATACAATAACTTAATTGACAAAATCCGTAATAACAAACAAAGTAATAGTCACATTTCTTTTGATAAATCAAAGGCTAAAAATTTTGTTAAGCATTTGTACGAAGTACTTTTTATTTCTGAGAGAGAAGATATAGCAGATCAGTTGGAAGAAAATTTCGCCAAACTGTATGGCAGCCTTTTTTGTCTGATCAACAGCATAACTGATGATGAAGAAATTACTGAAGTACAAACAGACCGTTTTTTTGAGGCTTTGCCTGAAATATATGATCAACTGATTCAGGACGCTCAATCTATTTTGGAATTTGATCCTGCAGCAGATTCTCTGGAAGAAATACTTCTTGCTTACCCGGGATATTTTGCAACCTATGTTTATCGTATTTCCCATCAGTTTTGGAATCAGGAATTAAAAATATTGCCTCGTGTCATTTCAGAATATGCACATAGCAAAACAGGAATCGACATTCATCCGGGAGCGGTGATCGGAGCGTATTTTTTCATCGATCATGGAACCGGGATCGTCATTGGAGAGACCGCTGTCATTGGAAATCACGTTAAACTTTATCAGGGCGTAACCCTTGGAGCTTTGAATGTTTCCAAAGAAAAAGCCAACAAAAAAAGGCATCCTAATATCGAAGACCACGTCATTATTTATTCAGGAGCGACCATTTTAGGAGGAAATACAACCATAGGCAAAGAAAGTATCATCGGCGGTAATGTATGGATAACGCAAGATGTTCCTTCCAACTCCTTGGTTTATAATAAAAGTGAAATAAGAATAAAGGATAATAACATGTTGCCGGAGTCACTCAACTTCGTCATTTAA